The following coding sequences lie in one Alloacidobacterium dinghuense genomic window:
- the nadB gene encoding L-aspartate oxidase codes for MEVPTPAEYVIVGAGIAGLRAAIGLSNAGHVLVITKEQLGESNTSYAQGGIAVAMGGDEDVSLHLEDTVNAGDGLVNREAARVLVEEGPQRVDELLHWGTGFDRHNGELMLTREGAHSRNRILHANGDATGAEIGRSLLEHARALKNVSLLEWAMCVDLLVEGDEVVGLTVLDHEGRLHAIRASAVLLASGGAGQVYSDTTNPTVATGDGIAMAYRAGAEISDMEFYQFHPTALSLPGVSRFLLSEALRGEGAYLCNARGERFMERYHSLEELAPRDVVARAITLEGIGSNGEQIPVYLDMRHVQGVDLHKRFPGISAFLAQHGLDLGRDLIPVRPAAHYLMGGVKTDVNGKTSLQRLYAAGEAACTGVHGANRLASNSLLEGLVFGARAAEAMRAESGVKARSISVDDSKSTPSSHQAGNLLEELQQVTWQKAGLLRDASGLREAEVELQRTCTQLPKSTARSSLELRNLHTIGELIVRSALARKESRGAHFRNDYPKRDEANFQKHSVLSKDQSAVRFDAD; via the coding sequence ATGGAAGTTCCAACACCGGCAGAATACGTGATCGTAGGTGCAGGCATTGCTGGCTTGCGTGCAGCTATTGGCTTGTCGAATGCGGGTCACGTTTTAGTGATTACGAAAGAGCAGCTGGGCGAATCGAACACGAGCTACGCTCAGGGTGGAATTGCCGTAGCCATGGGTGGCGATGAGGATGTGTCTCTCCACCTTGAAGACACAGTCAATGCCGGCGATGGACTGGTCAATCGTGAAGCGGCAAGAGTGTTGGTGGAAGAAGGTCCACAGCGTGTGGACGAACTTCTGCACTGGGGTACAGGGTTTGACCGTCATAACGGCGAACTGATGCTCACAAGGGAGGGCGCTCATAGTAGGAACCGGATCTTGCATGCCAACGGAGATGCGACAGGGGCAGAGATTGGCCGCTCACTTCTGGAGCATGCGCGTGCTTTGAAAAATGTCAGCCTGCTCGAATGGGCGATGTGTGTTGACCTGCTCGTTGAGGGGGATGAGGTCGTTGGCCTTACTGTTCTTGACCACGAGGGTCGGCTACATGCTATTCGTGCAAGCGCTGTGTTGTTGGCGAGCGGAGGAGCGGGACAGGTCTATAGCGATACGACGAATCCAACGGTAGCCACTGGGGATGGCATTGCCATGGCGTATCGTGCGGGAGCGGAGATCTCCGATATGGAGTTTTATCAATTTCATCCGACCGCATTGAGCCTGCCCGGTGTTTCTCGCTTTCTGCTTTCTGAAGCATTACGTGGTGAGGGGGCTTATTTGTGCAATGCACGCGGTGAGCGATTTATGGAACGCTACCATTCTCTGGAAGAGCTGGCGCCGCGCGATGTGGTTGCGCGGGCCATCACGCTTGAGGGAATTGGCTCTAATGGTGAGCAAATTCCTGTCTACCTTGATATGCGGCATGTTCAAGGAGTGGATTTACACAAGCGGTTTCCCGGCATCTCAGCGTTTCTTGCCCAGCACGGGCTTGATCTAGGCCGTGATCTTATTCCGGTGCGTCCGGCTGCTCACTACCTGATGGGCGGCGTGAAGACTGATGTAAATGGGAAGACTTCTTTGCAGCGTCTCTATGCAGCGGGTGAGGCCGCTTGTACAGGTGTTCACGGAGCTAACCGTCTGGCCAGCAATTCTCTTCTGGAAGGGCTGGTTTTTGGTGCGCGTGCTGCTGAGGCGATGCGTGCGGAAAGTGGCGTTAAGGCAAGATCCATCTCTGTTGATGATTCAAAGTCTACGCCTTCGTCTCATCAAGCTGGGAATCTTTTGGAGGAATTACAACAGGTTACGTGGCAGAAAGCCGGATTGCTTCGCGATGCTTCAGGGTTGCGTGAGGCTGAGGTAGAACTTCAACGCACATGCACTCAGCTACCTAAAAGCACGGCTCGGTCCTCACTTGAACTGCGCAATCTGCATACGATCGGGGAATTAATTGTGCGTTCGGCGTTGGCGCGTAAGGAGAGCCGTGGAGCGCACTTCCGCAACGACTATCCGAAACGAGACGAGGCTAATTTTCAGAAACATTCTGTATTGAGTAAAGATCAGAGCGCTGTTCGCTTCGACGCTGACTAG
- a CDS encoding TerC/Alx family metal homeostasis membrane protein, translating into MIGGASISYWVGFHILVAVLLIVDLVLLQGGTHSARLRKAWAWTIFLATLACGFALFLSKTQGREPGLEFFSGYLIEASLSVDNLFVFLLMFRSLRLDADEQRRVLLWGVLGAIVMRATFIAVGVSLLNRFAWIEYVFGTFLLVAAIRLLRHKPGGESKPGMMSWLQRRCLRGVKDQGESGVKLGMPALLFVILAVEATDLVFALDSIPAVLAITRDPFIVYTSNIFAILGLRSLYFVLAGMLDKLRLLHYGLAVILAFVALKMLLVYWVEVPVTISLAFILTVLLIFAIASKLIPEKKHS; encoded by the coding sequence ATGATTGGCGGAGCATCCATCTCATACTGGGTTGGATTTCACATCCTCGTTGCTGTCCTGTTAATCGTCGATCTTGTCCTTCTGCAGGGAGGCACACACTCAGCAAGGCTGCGAAAGGCCTGGGCATGGACAATTTTTCTCGCCACGCTGGCCTGCGGCTTCGCGCTCTTTCTTTCAAAGACACAGGGCCGGGAGCCAGGACTGGAGTTCTTCTCCGGCTACCTGATCGAAGCTTCGCTAAGCGTCGACAATTTATTCGTTTTCCTGTTGATGTTCCGCTCTCTGCGTCTCGATGCAGACGAGCAGCGACGTGTGCTTCTGTGGGGAGTGCTGGGCGCCATCGTGATGCGGGCCACCTTCATCGCTGTCGGCGTTTCATTATTGAATCGCTTCGCGTGGATTGAATACGTCTTTGGTACATTTCTGCTGGTTGCGGCGATTCGCCTGCTCCGTCATAAGCCCGGCGGCGAATCGAAGCCCGGAATGATGAGTTGGTTGCAACGCCGCTGCCTGCGAGGAGTGAAAGATCAAGGTGAATCGGGCGTGAAACTCGGCATGCCCGCATTGTTGTTCGTGATTCTCGCAGTGGAAGCAACCGATCTTGTTTTCGCGCTCGATTCGATTCCGGCCGTGCTGGCCATCACGCGCGATCCGTTCATCGTTTACACGTCGAATATCTTCGCGATTCTCGGATTGCGTTCTTTATATTTCGTTCTCGCCGGGATGCTCGACAAGCTGCGCCTCTTGCACTACGGACTCGCAGTCATTCTCGCCTTCGTCGCGCTCAAGATGTTGTTAGTGTACTGGGTCGAAGTTCCCGTCACAATCTCACTGGCCTTTATCCTGACTGTCTTATTGATCTTCGCCATCGCCAGCAAACTCATCCCGGAAAAGAAACACAGCTAG
- a CDS encoding M28 family peptidase — translation MYRCLFALLLMCASANASTDAFNGARALEYTRQFVSIGPRWVGSPGHAKAEAFLKKQFAKDNLEEDTFTMDTPAGPQQMHNFIVRFPGKKDGAIVLASHYETNYPLRNINFIGANDGGSSTGLLIEMANHLRGRTLDGYSVWMVFFDGEEAFKEWSDSDSTYGSRHLAAKWQNDGTLKRIKAFIILDMIGDKDLDIQRDSNSTQWLLDVIKRAAAKNGDQSYFFQEQTADSDDHLPFVRRGVPSADIIDLNYGYQNSYWHTAQDTMDKISAKSLTIVGNTMLETIRLLNQR, via the coding sequence ATGTACCGCTGCTTATTCGCACTCCTGCTTATGTGTGCGAGTGCAAACGCCTCTACCGACGCCTTCAACGGCGCACGAGCTCTCGAATACACCCGCCAGTTCGTCTCCATTGGCCCGCGGTGGGTCGGAAGCCCCGGCCACGCCAAGGCCGAAGCCTTCCTGAAGAAGCAATTCGCCAAAGACAACCTCGAAGAAGACACCTTCACGATGGACACCCCGGCCGGCCCCCAGCAGATGCACAACTTCATCGTCCGCTTCCCCGGCAAAAAAGACGGAGCGATCGTGCTGGCATCGCACTACGAGACAAACTATCCGCTACGCAACATCAACTTCATCGGCGCAAACGATGGCGGCTCATCGACAGGTTTACTGATCGAAATGGCGAATCACCTGCGCGGTCGCACGCTCGACGGTTACAGCGTCTGGATGGTCTTCTTCGACGGCGAAGAAGCATTTAAAGAATGGTCTGATTCAGACAGTACGTACGGCAGCCGTCATCTCGCGGCAAAATGGCAGAACGACGGCACGCTGAAGCGCATCAAAGCTTTTATCATTCTCGACATGATCGGTGACAAAGATCTTGATATTCAACGCGATTCGAACTCGACGCAGTGGCTGCTCGATGTAATTAAACGAGCTGCTGCAAAAAATGGCGATCAATCCTATTTCTTTCAGGAACAAACTGCCGACTCCGACGATCATCTCCCGTTTGTGCGCCGCGGCGTCCCTTCGGCAGACATTATCGATCTCAACTACGGATATCAGAACTCCTACTGGCACACCGCCCAAGACACGATGGATAAGATTAGCGCGAAGAGTCTCACCATTGTCGGCAACACGATGCTTGAAACCATCCGGCTCCTGAATCAGCGCTAA
- the tatC gene encoding twin-arginine translocase subunit TatC yields MLDFLDRARGAVSERAELPGMSLLEHLEELRRRIVHSVIYLVVGFFVAYGFHEKIYGFMERPIKYALTKHHQPALLNYHNPIDGFNMYLKISFMAGCIIAAPFVLYQVWLFISPGLYKQEKRFVTPFMVATVSLFLAGAYFGYRWVFPGSLDFLFTFNKDFNPLIEINEYTDLFLTVILGLGVTFELPILVMFLALFGIVNARFLWRNLRYAILIIFIIAAIITPTPDVLTMCVFATPMLVLYLISIGVAFMVHPSRRRKKKDEAAA; encoded by the coding sequence ATGCTTGATTTCTTAGACCGCGCTCGCGGCGCCGTATCGGAACGCGCAGAACTGCCCGGCATGAGCCTTCTCGAGCACCTGGAGGAACTCCGCCGCCGCATCGTGCACTCGGTCATTTATCTCGTTGTCGGCTTCTTCGTCGCCTACGGCTTTCACGAGAAGATCTACGGCTTCATGGAGCGGCCGATCAAGTACGCGCTGACCAAGCATCACCAGCCAGCCCTGCTGAACTATCACAATCCGATCGACGGCTTCAACATGTACCTGAAGATCAGCTTCATGGCCGGCTGCATCATCGCCGCGCCCTTCGTGCTCTATCAGGTCTGGCTCTTCATCTCCCCGGGACTCTACAAGCAGGAGAAGCGCTTCGTGACCCCCTTCATGGTCGCGACGGTGAGCCTGTTTCTCGCCGGAGCCTACTTCGGCTACCGCTGGGTCTTCCCCGGCTCCCTCGACTTCCTCTTCACCTTTAACAAGGACTTCAACCCGCTCATCGAGATTAACGAATATACAGACCTGTTCCTGACAGTCATTCTCGGGCTTGGAGTGACATTCGAACTGCCGATTCTGGTGATGTTCCTGGCGCTCTTTGGCATCGTCAACGCAAGATTCCTGTGGAGAAACCTGCGCTACGCGATCCTGATCATCTTCATCATCGCGGCCATCATTACGCCGACGCCGGACGTTCTTACCATGTGTGTCTTTGCGACACCTATGCTTGTGCTCTACCTCATTAGCATTGGCGTAGCCTTCATGGTGCATCCGAGCCGCCGCCGTAAGAAGAAGGACGAGGCCGCAGCCTGA
- a CDS encoding Sec-independent protein translocase subunit TatA/TatB, producing the protein MHFGDSIFIFLLALVLFGPKRLPEIGRQIGKLLAEFRRASNDFKMQIDEELRNMEQQERQKQLEATAAKSQAEAPQLPAETTATAEPATPATPTIQPPSTGEPVSATEWPYNKDLPVSEIDPGYQEAVRKEEQVAREAVNGTGSETPESEHTPIHHA; encoded by the coding sequence ATGCACTTCGGCGACTCCATCTTTATCTTCCTGTTGGCATTGGTCCTTTTCGGCCCCAAGCGGCTCCCGGAAATAGGCCGCCAGATCGGCAAGCTCCTGGCCGAGTTCCGCCGCGCAAGCAACGACTTCAAAATGCAGATCGACGAAGAGTTGCGCAACATGGAACAGCAGGAAAGGCAAAAGCAGTTGGAAGCAACCGCCGCGAAATCTCAGGCCGAAGCGCCGCAGCTCCCCGCCGAGACCACAGCAACCGCCGAGCCTGCAACCCCGGCAACGCCGACCATCCAGCCTCCGAGCACCGGAGAGCCGGTCAGCGCCACCGAATGGCCCTACAATAAAGACCTGCCGGTCTCTGAGATCGATCCTGGCTACCAGGAAGCAGTAAGAAAAGAAGAGCAAGTCGCGCGCGAAGCTGTAAACGGAACGGGCTCTGAAACCCCTGAAAGCGAGCACACCCCGATCCACCATGCTTGA
- a CDS encoding AbiJ-NTD4 domain-containing protein, whose translation MATVPPPFAARNRREKAWIEEDFPSSARTGLLHLLNEAVGKDYLSGWHIVAKELRRIARTPVRNYRPNYVPSIEQAEKDAETFLNQIGWEQVYDFCERLHSHLVQGTVYERNDEVVTITKTESQLFIAEEMQRLFEEESLGYEFRDGLVQRRGKRHMIDQINKAEKALTDLKLEAARKHFSKALRHFRDRKKPDHENAVKEAVCAVEAAAKELFPDAKATTLGDFVKWATASESNLMPKTIGQTFTGLYAFRNSGEGVSHGATSGGIVTAELSEYVLGMAASQVILLADLAKDDEEPPF comes from the coding sequence ATGGCAACTGTACCGCCGCCTTTTGCGGCAAGAAATCGTCGCGAGAAAGCTTGGATCGAAGAAGACTTTCCATCCTCGGCACGTACTGGACTTCTTCACCTGTTGAACGAGGCGGTTGGCAAGGACTATCTTTCAGGCTGGCACATCGTCGCGAAGGAGCTTAGAAGAATTGCCAGAACGCCCGTCCGAAACTATCGTCCCAATTACGTTCCAAGCATTGAACAGGCTGAGAAGGATGCCGAAACTTTCCTTAATCAGATCGGCTGGGAACAAGTCTACGATTTCTGCGAACGACTTCACAGCCATCTTGTCCAAGGCACCGTCTACGAGCGGAACGACGAAGTGGTCACGATCACGAAAACGGAATCACAGCTGTTTATTGCTGAGGAAATGCAGCGTCTGTTTGAAGAAGAGAGTCTGGGGTACGAGTTTAGAGATGGTTTAGTACAGCGGCGAGGAAAACGCCATATGATAGACCAAATTAACAAGGCGGAAAAGGCTTTGACTGACCTGAAATTGGAGGCTGCTCGAAAGCATTTTTCAAAAGCCCTTCGCCACTTCCGTGATCGTAAGAAACCCGACCATGAAAATGCAGTAAAGGAAGCTGTTTGTGCGGTGGAAGCGGCGGCGAAGGAGTTGTTTCCTGATGCCAAGGCTACGACCCTTGGGGACTTCGTCAAATGGGCGACTGCTAGCGAATCTAACTTAATGCCGAAAACGATTGGGCAGACATTCACCGGTCTATATGCGTTTCGTAACAGCGGCGAAGGGGTATCACACGGAGCTACGTCAGGCGGAATCGTAACGGCCGAGCTTTCTGAATACGTTCTCGGGATGGCGGCTTCTCAGGTAATCTTACTGGCCGATCTGGCAAAGGACGATGAAGAGCCCCCGTTCTAA
- a CDS encoding integrase core domain-containing protein, translating into MRHPQTQGKVERFHGTLLRSIQRRRLWEQRTQQWLDDYRWEYNHLRPHEALGMKTPAKVWQPSRRKYQPHPAGWEYPEGAVLRKVDADGKLQVGGQQWHLSRALNRQWVQIVAVEQRVLVYYCTTLIRELDFSIQRSTIVDRWIEDPF; encoded by the coding sequence GTGCGGCACCCGCAGACACAAGGCAAAGTGGAGCGTTTCCACGGCACGCTGCTGCGTTCCATCCAGAGGAGGCGCCTGTGGGAGCAGCGCACGCAGCAGTGGCTGGATGACTATCGCTGGGAATATAACCATCTTCGGCCGCATGAAGCCCTGGGGATGAAAACCCCGGCGAAGGTATGGCAGCCGAGTCGGCGGAAATATCAGCCCCACCCGGCCGGCTGGGAGTATCCGGAGGGAGCGGTCTTGCGCAAGGTAGACGCCGACGGCAAACTCCAGGTAGGCGGGCAACAGTGGCATCTCAGTCGCGCTCTGAACCGGCAATGGGTGCAGATCGTGGCTGTGGAGCAGCGTGTGCTGGTCTACTACTGCACCACGCTGATCCGGGAACTGGACTTCTCTATCCAGCGATCGACGATCGTCGATCGCTGGATAGAAGACCCCTTCTGA
- a CDS encoding helix-turn-helix domain-containing protein — protein sequence MLYKMSPDILYTPRRAQRAAECKGEMGWKTMDVRQQRVEFVVAATRGEKPFSRLCEEFGVSRPTGYLWWKRYRSGGLEGIAEQSRKPHASPTRIRESLEEQVMALRRRYPDWGARKLSVLLERSGQQLPPSTIHRILRRHDLVRDRLQSSRCCQRFERSHPNELWQMDFKGPSGWNQEVGPLSILDDHSRYLIGLRALGSTQAEPVREQLEEAFLRCGVPEAMLMDHGIPWWGRDPAGADEDLRLADAARDPAVLERGAAPADTRQSGAFPRHAAAFHPEEAPVGAAHAAVAG from the coding sequence ATGCTTTACAAAATGTCTCCGGACATCCTTTACACTCCGCGGCGAGCGCAGCGAGCGGCGGAGTGTAAAGGCGAGATGGGCTGGAAGACGATGGATGTACGGCAGCAGCGGGTGGAGTTTGTAGTCGCGGCGACACGCGGGGAGAAGCCTTTCAGCCGGCTCTGTGAAGAGTTCGGGGTATCCCGTCCGACCGGGTATTTGTGGTGGAAACGGTATCGTAGCGGAGGTCTTGAAGGCATCGCAGAACAGAGCCGGAAGCCGCATGCGAGTCCGACCCGGATCAGGGAGTCGCTGGAAGAGCAGGTGATGGCGTTGCGGCGGCGGTATCCGGATTGGGGAGCGCGTAAGTTGAGCGTGCTGCTCGAGCGATCGGGCCAGCAACTTCCGCCCAGTACGATCCACCGCATCTTGCGCCGCCACGATCTGGTGCGCGATCGGTTGCAGAGCAGCCGATGCTGTCAGCGGTTTGAGCGCAGCCATCCCAATGAGCTGTGGCAGATGGACTTCAAGGGACCGAGCGGATGGAATCAGGAAGTGGGTCCGTTATCGATTCTCGATGATCATAGCCGCTACCTGATCGGGTTACGGGCGCTGGGCAGCACGCAGGCAGAGCCGGTGCGCGAGCAGTTGGAAGAGGCATTTCTGCGCTGCGGGGTGCCGGAGGCGATGCTGATGGATCATGGCATTCCATGGTGGGGCCGCGATCCCGCTGGGGCTGACGAAGATCTCCGTCTGGCTGATGCAGCAAGGGATCCGGCTGTACTGGAGCGGGGTGCGGCACCCGCAGACACAAGGCAAAGTGGAGCGTTTCCACGGCACGCTGCTGCGTTCCATCCAGAGGAGGCGCCTGTGGGAGCAGCGCACGCAGCAGTGGCTGGATGA
- the tal gene encoding transaldolase, protein MKATQTLHNLGQSLWLDNITRDILNNGTLKRYVDEFSVTGLTSNPTIFEHAISKSASYDEDIVGFNEQGVHDEALFFELALQDLRRAADLFLSAHTRTNGVDGYVSLELSPRLAYDTKASVASAKELHAKANRPNLFIKIPGTKEGNPAIEESIFSSVPINVTLLFSADHYVASAEAYMRGIERRIDAGLSPNVRSVASVFLSRWDKATMDKAPSELRNKLGIAVGQQVYKAYRDILDSDRWQRLANFGAQAQRLLFASTGTKDPKASDILYVSALAAPNTIDTMPEETLVAFHDHGVVKGSMPRDGGDFKTVLDGFQKAGIDLTKLAADLQSDGAKSFDKSWDSLLQTIQSKSESLQTK, encoded by the coding sequence ATGAAAGCAACCCAGACCCTCCACAATCTCGGTCAGAGCCTTTGGCTCGACAACATCACTCGCGACATTCTGAATAACGGCACTCTGAAGCGATACGTAGACGAATTTTCGGTTACGGGCCTTACTTCCAACCCGACCATCTTCGAACACGCGATTTCCAAGAGCGCTTCCTACGACGAGGATATTGTCGGGTTCAACGAGCAAGGGGTACACGACGAGGCGCTGTTCTTTGAGCTCGCGCTGCAGGACCTGAGAAGAGCGGCAGACCTGTTCTTGTCTGCGCACACACGCACCAATGGCGTTGACGGGTACGTTTCACTTGAACTCTCGCCGCGACTGGCGTACGACACGAAGGCATCTGTCGCCTCCGCCAAAGAATTGCACGCTAAAGCCAACCGCCCGAATTTGTTTATTAAGATTCCTGGCACTAAAGAAGGAAATCCAGCCATTGAAGAGTCGATCTTCTCGAGTGTTCCCATCAATGTGACCTTACTGTTTTCCGCCGATCACTACGTCGCTTCCGCAGAAGCGTACATGCGTGGTATCGAAAGGCGAATCGATGCAGGCCTGTCTCCGAATGTTCGGTCGGTGGCGTCGGTGTTCCTGAGCCGCTGGGACAAGGCAACGATGGATAAGGCGCCAAGCGAGCTGCGAAACAAGCTGGGCATCGCGGTTGGTCAACAGGTGTACAAAGCCTATCGAGACATTCTGGATTCCGACCGGTGGCAAAGACTGGCGAACTTCGGGGCTCAAGCGCAACGCCTTCTGTTTGCCAGCACCGGCACAAAGGATCCGAAAGCGTCCGATATTCTCTATGTTTCAGCGCTCGCAGCTCCAAACACGATCGATACCATGCCGGAGGAAACTTTGGTGGCGTTCCATGACCACGGGGTAGTGAAGGGATCGATGCCGCGTGATGGTGGTGACTTCAAGACGGTTCTCGACGGGTTTCAGAAGGCGGGCATCGACCTTACAAAGCTGGCTGCCGATTTGCAATCGGACGGCGCGAAGTCTTTCGACAAGTCGTGGGACAGTTTGCTGCAGACGATCCAGTCGAAGAGCGAAAGCCTGCAGACAAAATGA
- a CDS encoding VTT domain-containing protein encodes MSYYLIHTTYPILFVAVFARQLCLPVPAILFLLSSGALAGAGKLSFAGILVIAVLGCVLADSVWFQAGRVAGKRVLRLLCALTSDPGYCIKRGRAVFQKRGVRLLLVAKFVPGLDGICPPLAGMLGASLPSFVAYDAGGASLWAGAYIFCGFLFAKQLDMVAKQLAVAANFLIIVLGIPLLAMFFWRVFMLIRMIQLLRPLQITPAELKQHLDSDEKFGVIDLLRFEDDCEGVAGIPGAIRLAPPEIRRKKRITIPSDVNIVIYCRSKNSFVSARVAAAMRKHGIRGVHVLKGGLDAWTAQGFSLSDEFADPAAELQRLGIEMTPSWHPPSTRP; translated from the coding sequence ATGAGTTACTACCTGATCCACACGACGTATCCCATCCTCTTTGTGGCCGTATTTGCGCGGCAATTGTGTCTCCCGGTTCCAGCTATTCTTTTTCTTCTCTCTAGCGGAGCACTCGCAGGCGCGGGAAAATTGAGTTTCGCCGGAATACTTGTGATCGCTGTCCTTGGCTGCGTTTTGGCGGACTCGGTGTGGTTTCAGGCCGGCCGAGTCGCAGGAAAGAGGGTCCTGCGGCTCTTGTGTGCATTGACCAGCGATCCAGGCTACTGCATCAAGCGGGGCCGAGCCGTTTTCCAAAAGAGAGGCGTCCGGCTGCTCTTAGTTGCTAAGTTCGTCCCCGGGCTCGATGGCATCTGTCCCCCTCTCGCTGGAATGCTTGGCGCGTCACTCCCTTCTTTTGTCGCATACGATGCCGGAGGAGCGTCCCTTTGGGCAGGAGCTTATATCTTCTGCGGTTTCCTCTTTGCAAAACAACTGGATATGGTCGCAAAGCAGTTGGCTGTAGCTGCTAACTTCCTGATTATTGTTTTGGGAATTCCTCTGTTGGCAATGTTTTTTTGGCGAGTTTTCATGCTCATCCGCATGATTCAATTGCTTCGCCCTCTGCAAATCACTCCGGCTGAACTCAAGCAGCATCTTGACTCGGATGAAAAGTTTGGCGTGATTGATTTGCTTCGCTTTGAAGACGACTGTGAAGGTGTGGCTGGAATACCGGGCGCGATCAGGCTTGCCCCTCCTGAAATTCGGCGCAAAAAGCGCATCACAATTCCTTCCGACGTCAATATCGTGATTTATTGCCGATCGAAGAATAGTTTCGTCAGTGCACGAGTCGCTGCTGCGATGCGGAAACATGGTATTCGCGGCGTTCACGTATTAAAGGGCGGCCTGGACGCCTGGACAGCGCAAGGTTTCTCTTTAAGTGATGAATTTGCGGACCCGGCAGCCGAGTTGCAACGTCTAGGCATCGAAATGACTCCGTCCTGGCATCCTCCGTCAACCCGGCCTTAA
- a CDS encoding PadR family transcriptional regulator → MHKSDLFAIVELMPERGYLGEFELMLLLAVIHLGDDAYGVPISRELEANRGRTVSVGSVYAALERLEAKGLVSSSLGDPTPERGGKAKRYFRITKEGLHQVQETRRVLTKLWQTLPALK, encoded by the coding sequence ATGCACAAATCCGATTTATTCGCTATTGTTGAATTAATGCCAGAGCGGGGCTATCTCGGAGAGTTCGAACTCATGCTCCTCCTCGCCGTCATCCATCTCGGCGACGACGCCTACGGAGTTCCCATCTCGCGCGAACTCGAAGCAAATCGCGGCAGAACCGTCTCGGTAGGCAGCGTATACGCGGCTCTCGAGCGCCTCGAAGCGAAAGGCCTCGTCTCATCCAGTCTTGGCGATCCCACCCCTGAACGCGGCGGCAAAGCGAAGCGTTATTTTCGGATCACCAAGGAAGGCCTGCATCAGGTCCAGGAGACGCGCCGCGTTCTAACGAAGTTGTGGCAGACACTCCCCGCCTTGAAATAG